A stretch of Henckelia pumila isolate YLH828 chromosome 4, ASM3356847v2, whole genome shotgun sequence DNA encodes these proteins:
- the LOC140861355 gene encoding uncharacterized protein yields MNLELETESKSEEEMADNRTVLVLIRPPTEGYGSCIVRPAVELQARFRGTSVEDPYAHLERFLFICDTFKVNGVTFDALRLRLFPFSLQGEAMEWLDDFPASQQTQTFYNGADQSVRSMLDVVANGSLFRKTPAKAWESIGNIAESNIGWPDVKNEKKAGILEVDTLTALNAKIYAFTHQMAIMQTTSANQVQAQQPKEQQVFEIDAANFMGNQGRQPYNPYSNTYNLGWNNHPNLSWKPADPTANTSKLVEQKPSFEEIMMNYVAGTETRLQNQEAMLQKLETQMAQIATQLSTRPIGTLTSNTEPNPRCVNSIMVVTRSQYEGSEQRDEEKIVERPSMEETKEETHKAEKSAATDAELCKISEDLLRNKKKLHDVTQVTLNEGCSTVLKNELSQKFQDPGSFFIPCHIGKFSVENVLCDLRSSINLMSHALAKKLVPLILGRPFLAMSRALIDVENGELFLRMNVEQVVFHMLKSPSDVPNSKFCFTINFLDVVRDFIDKNMQAQQYESINPLHNSYGSEACGSREVDQTLFKRVDESP; encoded by the exons ATGAATCTTGAACTTGAGACAGAATCTAAatcagaagaagagatggcggaTAACAGAACTGTTCTTGTTTTGATTCGTCCACCTACTGAAGGATATGGCTCTTGCATCGTTCGCCCTGCTGTGGAG CTGCAAGCAAGATTTAGGGGCACATCTGTGGaggacccctacgctcatctagAGCGTTTTCTGTTTATCTGCGACACTTTCAaggttaatggggtaacatTTGATGCattgcgactgcggttattcccattctctctgcAAGGAGAAGCAATGGAGTGGCTGGATGATTTTCCTGCG agccagcagactcaaACATTTTACAATGGGGCTGATCAGTCTGTTCGATCTATGCTAGATGTTGTTGCCAATGGAAGCTTATTTAGGAAGACACCAGCAAAGGCGTGGGAGAGTATTGGGAACATAGCTGAAAGCAACATAGGATGGCCAGATGTGAAGAATGAGAAAAAGGCTGGAATTCTAGAAGTTGATACTCTGACAGCACTAAATGCCAAAATTTATGCTTTTACACATCAGATGGCGATTATGCAGACAACTTCAGCCAATCAGGTACAAGCTCAACAGCCCAAGGAACAGCAAGTCTTTGAGATTGATGCGGCAAACTtcatgggaaatcaagggagacagcCGTACAATCCTTACAGCAATACTTATAATCTTGGCTGGAATAATCATCCGAATCTCTCATGGAAACCTGCAGATCCCACCGCCAATACATCCAAGCTAGTTGAGCAAAAGCcatcctttgaagaaattatgatgaATTATGTAGCGGGTACTGAGACTCGCTTGCAAAATCAAGAAGCAATGTTGCAGAAGTTGGAGACTCAGATGGCTCAGATAGCAACCCAATTGTCAACTCGTCCTATTGGAACATTGACAAGtaacactgaaccaaatccaAGATGCGTGAATTCTATCATGGTTGTGACGAGATCACAATATGAGGGATCTGAGCAGAGGGACGAAGAGAAGATTGTGGAGAGGCCGAGCATGGAAGAAACCAAGGAGGAGACGCACAAAGCTGAAAAGTCCGCTGCAACAG atgccgaattATGCAAAATTTCTGAGGATTTACTGAGGAATAAAAAGAAGTTGCACGACGTGACGCAGGTTACACTGAATGAGGGATGCTCGACAGTGCTGAAAAATGAGCTCTCACAAAAAtttcaagatccagggagtttcttCATACCTTGTCATATTGGGAAATTTTCGGTTGAAAATGTTTTGTGTGACTTAAGATCGAGTATAAATTTGATGTCCCATGCACTTGCTAAGAAATTAG TTCCTCTGATTCTAGGGCGTCCTTTCTTAGCCATGAGTAGAGCATTAATTGATGTGGAAAATGGTGAGCTATTTCTAAGGATGAATGTTGAGCAAGTTGTGTTTCATATGCTTAAGTCACCCAGTGATGTTCCTAACTCCAAATTTTGCTTTACTATCAATTTTCTAGATGTGGTCCGTGATTTTATTGATAAAAATATGCAGGCTCAGCAGTACGAAAGCATCAATCCCTTGCACAATTCTTATGGAAGTGAAGCATGTGGCAGTCGCGAGGTTGATCAAACGTTATTCAAGAGGGTGGATGAGTCACCATGA